One genomic region from Sphingobacterium sp. UGAL515B_05 encodes:
- a CDS encoding helix-turn-helix transcriptional regulator produces MESQSANQLIKLSRKRKGLTQQELADQAGVSLRTVQRIEKGTEEISGFSLKQISQILEIPLEQLIMPNVNQISIDNNQTGSIKALYLASLTFLVNPLLGLLVPAIMGYTKQNKDALYSKHLKKIIVIHAVGLFFLGSFIGYIIIADFFKISLPSFLSDIFNSAYFLLIPVCYYLLILTFTIFNYIAIRKAKLSSAN; encoded by the coding sequence ATGGAAAGTCAATCAGCTAATCAATTAATCAAACTATCAAGAAAACGTAAGGGACTAACGCAGCAGGAACTCGCCGATCAGGCGGGTGTATCGCTAAGAACAGTGCAACGCATCGAAAAAGGCACTGAAGAAATCAGTGGATTTAGTCTCAAACAGATCAGTCAAATCTTGGAAATACCTTTAGAACAACTCATTATGCCAAATGTAAATCAAATCAGTATCGACAACAATCAAACAGGAAGTATTAAAGCGCTATATTTAGCATCGCTCACCTTTCTGGTCAATCCATTATTAGGATTACTGGTCCCAGCGATTATGGGCTATACGAAGCAAAACAAAGATGCCTTATACAGTAAGCACCTAAAAAAAATAATTGTAATACATGCTGTTGGACTATTTTTTCTCGGAAGTTTCATAGGCTATATCATTATTGCAGATTTTTTTAAGATTTCGCTACCGTCTTTTTTAAGCGATATCTTTAATAGCGCCTACTTTTTACTCATCCCAGTATGCTATTACCTATTGATTCTAACCTTCACTATTTTTAATTATATCGCAATAAGGAAGGCCAAGCTCAGTTCCGCAAACTAG
- a CDS encoding single-stranded DNA-binding protein, giving the protein MSTLRNKVQLVGHLGNDPLIKTTSTGTNYSILRLATNDLFKNKAGEWVEEVQWHTLVVWGNQNNTIEKKCKRGTKLMVEGKLTYRNYENADGVKQYVTEIKVDNFLVLSDPNNSKEEISIPPDENEDDLPF; this is encoded by the coding sequence ATGAGCACATTACGTAACAAAGTACAATTGGTTGGGCACTTAGGAAACGATCCATTAATCAAAACAACTTCCACCGGCACAAATTATTCCATATTACGTCTCGCCACCAATGATCTTTTCAAGAACAAAGCCGGCGAGTGGGTTGAAGAGGTCCAATGGCACACACTCGTGGTTTGGGGTAACCAAAACAACACCATTGAAAAGAAATGCAAACGTGGAACCAAACTCATGGTCGAGGGCAAACTTACCTATCGTAACTATGAGAATGCAGATGGGGTAAAACAATATGTTACAGAAATTAAAGTAGATAATTTCTTGGTATTATCAGATCCTAACAATAGTAAAGAAGAGATATCTATTCCTCCTGATGAGAACGAGGATGATTTACCCTTCTAG